DNA sequence from the Candidatus Poribacteria bacterium genome:
TCATGAGTGCTATCGCGGGTTTGCTAACGGTGATGTCGCCCTTAAAACCTTCCATGATTGGATGCTCGGTATCAATGACAGTGAGGTCGTCACCTGGATCGGAGTTGAACGTGCCGTCTGCCGCAAATCCCATATCATCGTATGTCCACGTCTCGGCATTGACAACGGGGACGGCTGAATCTTTGTAAGCGTCCAAAATATTGGCACTCGAAGTTGATTCGGAGATAAAGACAACATCTATATCTGCGAGGTTAACAGGGTGCTTTGCCAAATGCTCATGGGGTTCAACGACATAGCCCCATTCTTCGAGGTGTTCTATAAGAGGAATGTCCTTCGGATCGGGTTCACCCGAGCCAACGAGGACAAGTTTTTCACCCTCAGCGATAACAGGACCTACAGCAAAGAGTAACACGAAAATCGGTAAGAAAAAGTAACGATACATGAGAAGAATTTCCTCCTTTTGGATTGGGCTTTGGGTATGGAGGCACCTATAGACAAGTGCTTACAACTACGCAGTGTGGCAGATCCTTCCAAGGTATTTGATTGGATTCCAGATCGGATTCGGATATATTCTATAGGAATATACAGGAAATGTCAAGCGTTTGATTAGGGGGTGCCGTGATTCGCAGATCGCGCCTATAGTGTGTTCAAACTGCGTTGATAGAAATGGAGGGTGTGGATGAAAGATGCAATCAGAGTTGGGATCATTGGTGTTGGTGGAACAATCGGCAGCACGACCGCTATTCTTGCCGCAGAGCCGAACGTAGAACTCGTCGCTTTGGCGGATCCGGATCCCACCCGTAGGAAAAGGGTCTTGGAGGGGATTAAAGGGGTCCGCGTTTTCGATGATTATCGGCAGATGTTTGACGCATGCGATTTAGACGCAGTCTGTATTGGACTTCCCACGTGGATGCACGCCCCAGTCTCGCAGGAAGCCGTGCAGCTCGGATTACATGTGCTCTGCGAAAAGCCACCTTCAAACAATGCCACGGAGTTAATGCCGGTCACCCAGCTCGCTGAGACCAAAGGTCTCGTTTATATGTTTGTCCGCCAATCGCGGTTCACGTCCCAGTTGATGGAGGGGCGCAGGCTTGTGCAGGCGGGGGAACTCGGCGACGTATATTACGCCGAGACTCGGTGGATACGCACGCGATGGTGTTCCGCACGCGGATGGCGGCACGATAAAGCAAAGGGCGGCGGGGTACTCCTTGATCTCGGTATTCACGCCATTGATAACGTCTGGTTTATGATGGGCAATCCGCGTCCCACAGAGGTCATGGCTGGACTCTACTGTACATTTTCCGACCTCGCACCGCCTGAACAAACCTATACCGCGGACGATGCTGCTTGCGGGTTTGTGCGGTTTGAGAACGGGGGCACGCTGCATTTCGCTGTCGCGTTTTCGATGAATACCACAAATCGACAGGCTCCAGCAAAGGGAAGTGATCTCGTCAAAAGCGAGACGCAGGAGTTTCAACTTTACGGGACGAAGGCAGGACTCGAAAGCGGGAAGCTGCTCGTTGGAACACCCGACGGTGTTAAGGTCAAACCCATAAAAGCGCCGCCACAAAAAGCGGATGATATAACGCTTCAGGCACGAGAATTCATTCGGGCGATTCGAGACGGAGATGAACCCCTTAATTCCGGTTCTCAGGCGGTGATGCTCATGCAAATGCTCGATGGAGCGATGAAATCCAGCGAAACCGGCAGTGCCGTTCCTATTCAGTCTTTCTAATAGGACTTACGCATTTCCTCTTAAAGTCCCCTGATAAGGGGCGGGGAATGCCATAAGGCATTCATACCCGGGGAAGTCCATACGGACTTCATACCGTTGA
Encoded proteins:
- a CDS encoding Gfo/Idh/MocA family oxidoreductase, translating into MKDAIRVGIIGVGGTIGSTTAILAAEPNVELVALADPDPTRRKRVLEGIKGVRVFDDYRQMFDACDLDAVCIGLPTWMHAPVSQEAVQLGLHVLCEKPPSNNATELMPVTQLAETKGLVYMFVRQSRFTSQLMEGRRLVQAGELGDVYYAETRWIRTRWCSARGWRHDKAKGGGVLLDLGIHAIDNVWFMMGNPRPTEVMAGLYCTFSDLAPPEQTYTADDAACGFVRFENGGTLHFAVAFSMNTTNRQAPAKGSDLVKSETQEFQLYGTKAGLESGKLLVGTPDGVKVKPIKAPPQKADDITLQAREFIRAIRDGDEPLNSGSQAVMLMQMLDGAMKSSETGSAVPIQSF